Part of the Nitrospirota bacterium genome, TTATGCTTCTTGAATAATATTATATCGTTCTGAATCACACATGTCAAGGCAAAATAACATTTAAAATGACATTTTTATATTTTGTTTGATAATATAGTATTACTTTTAAGCTTGTTCTGAACGTAACGATATGATTAAGTGCCATTTATCAAGAATAATGGGCGAGAGAAAACTGAAGATCGCTGACGTTGCCCGGGACATCGACGTTCATAGAAATACCATTACCCTTCTCTATTACGAAAAGGCTCAGAGGATAGACTTTGAAGTTCTCGATAAGCTCTGTAAGTATTTTAATTGTAAGGTTGAGGATATTCTGGAATATAGAGAATAATGTTCAGAAGTTAATACCCCAGTTCATGTTTTTTAGTAACACGCATGTAAACATCGAGAGTACATTTGGTAGTTTTTTATATCGATATCCCCAACTTACTGAGTAACGCATTCACCCGCTCGTAAGCATCTCTCTGTATGCGCTCCTGTTCATCGGGCCCGACTACTTCTTCAAAGTCTGCAACTGACTTCGGGCCGAAGGCTTTCTCTGAAGAGAACTTCCCAGCGATCTTCTGCAAGCCTTCCATAACGAGTCCATGATTCAGGTGTGGTTTAAATTCATCTACCAGCGCATCTATCCCGCCCGGATAATTCAGCAGGCAATAGTAAATGTCCCAGGCATCCTTTTCTTTCATGCGGGTTTCCATGGCCATCCCCTTCATCACAAAGAATGGCACAATAGAAGCAACGCGAACAGTAACTGAATCATGTGCTCCATTAGGAAGCGTCCCTTCGATCCTGATCTCTTTTGACATCTCAAAGGCGAGATCGCATCCTCTTACTTTACGAGCCTGTACTCCCTGTATTTTCTGGTGACGATGACCTTTTGAAGTCCCCTCATATTCACCAGCCAAGAGGTCGATTTGTACCTTGACCTGCTGGTCTCCCACTTTCACATCTCTAAAAAAGATAAATGGCTGCTCTCCCTGCTGATATCCTCTACTCATAAGAAGATCCTGAATTTTCTTGTATCCGGCTTCCTGAATCTTCTGATGGTTTAGGGCGATGTCTACATCCATGCTGCCAACATGTGGGCCGCTGAAATGGGGTAACAATACTTCAGGAATCCAGCCGCCGATGAGGACGATATCATCTTTATATTCACCCAGTAGATGAACCAGCTCTATGAGCACAGAGCGTGCAGCCTCTACCCCTTCGGCCGTATAATCTCTTCGAGTTACCATATTTAATTCTAATGTCAACTAACGTTCATACATTGAACACAACTTACGATCATTTGTTCATAGCTGTCCATTTTGTTTTTATTACATCTCTCAGCAAGACTTCCGCAGCTTCCTCGCCTCTGCCTTTATACCCTTTCAGGTCAAGATATGTCTGCAAAGGCGACACGATCCTGATATCTTCAATTATCTGATTCCCGTAAAAAACCCCTTCGTCATAAGGACCGAGGATAGTTATATTAGCCCCGCTCTCTACCTTTTTCAAATTCAGTAATGATGCCACATCCTCTCTGTCATTGTATACGTAAGCCATTGCACGTGAGTAGCGCACCGCAGGGGCATAGCGTGCTGCGCCGGAGAAACCTGTCAGCGCATACGCAACACCTTTCTCCTGGCAGATCTTTGAAATATCGGATTCTATTTCAGGAATGCTTTTCAGTGAATAATAATTGCACACTTCATTCTTCCGGTATGTATATACATTCGCCCATTCTTCAAGTAGCTTCCACGGGGCAGTCAGTGAGAATCCATCCTGCTTCGTGATCCACTCACGATCAAGAAGGAGTTTCTTCACGTTAGCGACCTGTCCTAAACTAACCATTGCTTCATCGGCGAGGTCCTGCGTCTTCCATACCCTTCCGGGATTGTTTAATAAGACCCGCAGCACGCGGGAAGACTTTGGAGAAAAGAGTGATACGAGGTCTCTTTTCGTCCGGAAGGGATTCGTCTTTCCTGTCTGCTCAATGTATACCTGTCCGAACGACATGAAACAGTTGCCGGCAAAGTCCAGATAACCAACACCATCTTTCATGCAGATCTCAGCTGACTGTGGAGATATGAAGGGAGCCATGAAAATAAAGTACGCATCCGGGAAGGTATCACGGTAGCGAATTAACTGATTGACTGCATTGCGAGCCATGCGCGGTTGTCCGTTACTCTTCACTTCAATGATGAGCACCTGCTTCTTGTCATCAAGAGTTAGAGTAACCAGAAGGTCCACGCCGTCTTTCTCGCGCTCAATAGATTCAATCTTCAAAAAAGGTATCCTATCAAGGATACTTTTTATGGTATCTTGTGCTTTAATTTCTATGTCCGGCAGTTCTGTTTTCATCATTTAAGCCTTTTTCAGCAATTGCTGAAAACTATTATTACACTGAAAAACGATGTTTGTCAAGGAGATGTTTTCACTGTTTGCGGCATTTTCAGCGTATGCTGAAAGTTTTAATTATAATGAAAATAATAATTAACTATTCAAAAAATAGAATTTTTAACTACAGTAGGTTGCGTTATGTGACTTTTTTTTGGGTGAGGGAACGTAAGAAAATTAATACATACGGTGCTCCGAGATCGTATAGTCACCGAAATTGTATTCAATGGCTCTTTTGCGACAGACTCCTGATTCCTTCCAAAAGCACCCTCGTTGCAATACAGTCATCCTCATTATATTCGAGTATACGTTGGTGGATGGCCTGGTCTCCCGACTCAATCCAGCGGTGATACCATTCAATTGATGCTGCACCCGACGGATCAGGGTCACGCCATTTGAATCCGAGATAGTATGCCAGGGTCTTGATGGAATGATCATTTGTCGGCCATTCAGTGCATGGTTTTATTACGTGGTTATAGAGATCAACTGCTGTTTCAGGTGAAAACAGTTCATGCAACTGTTCTTCGGTCATAACATGAGGATAACGTTCCCGCAATTTACGCCACACTGTTCTTTCATAGGGCGAATAATAATAAATGGCGCAGGGCCTTGATGATTGAATATATTCCCATGCCTGAGCAAATGCCT contains:
- a CDS encoding helix-turn-helix transcriptional regulator, translated to MIKCHLSRIMGERKLKIADVARDIDVHRNTITLLYYEKAQRIDFEVLDKLCKYFNCKVEDILEYRE